In Glycine max cultivar Williams 82 chromosome 10, Glycine_max_v4.0, whole genome shotgun sequence, the DNA window GCAGCTGTAGAGGCCACTGAAAATtatgtcttatttttttttggaaatgaattttatatCTGTCAGTGTCTCACTTAGGAGTGATTGTTTTTTAACCTGTTTGAACttccaagtattttttttaatcaacaattTCCCTGTTGTGTTCTCTTCCACTCACTTGCTCCTAATCTTAGCTTAGAATTTGCCAAGGTTGGTCAAGCTTTGTCATTATttagccttttattttattgcaagaAAATGTCTTGAGCATTAATGCTTTTGGTTCGTCTAATTCTTTGTGTTTTGATTTCAGAATGGCttgaaacaacaaaatcttTCAATTTCTACCTGAATTCTTCTGCTCTTTTTAAATACTTGCTTCTTCAGAGAGACAGATTCTTCAATTGTCTCACTAGGTTTCTTCCTTGTTTAGTAGAAGAGATCCAGCTGTGATGAAGTGACTTCAACAAAAATGATGTCAGGTTCTGATAAAGTAAACCCTTGCGCATGCCATATACAAAGAGGAGGGAAACTAGTGTGACAACTGTAGGCTATAGCCTGGCCTAGTGTATGATTTACTTcttaaaattgtgcaaattgCAAACTCGTTTTCCATTTGTGTTTTTTGCTATCACTTTTAAAGAGTAACATGAAATAATTTGATTACTGAgttgtataattaaattaattgggCATTCCACATAAAAAAACGTAGGagcacaacaaaaaaaattaatcgggCATTAAATTGCAATGCAGTACAATTTTATGGAATAATATCTTACTTTAGCGCGAAGGCTACAATTAGTTTGGGATAATAAAGGAACTGAGGAACTATCCCCTGACTGTTTATTCTGATTACTTTTTAGTCTGTTAATCAGTACAAACAAGTTTGGGTACAATATATTGAAATCTGGtttgcttttaaaaatatactactTGAGTATAAGTAAATAACTGCAACTTGTGTTAACTTGGGATGAAAATTTTAGCCTAATATAAGTCTTTTGAAATAAAAGTTTTCaaatctaattttaataatactaaaattaagTTAAGACGTTCACCTATATCTATATTGcacataaaagtatttttaacagAGGTTAGAAAACAAGTAAACTTAATGTTTAAGCTTTTAATGGATGCTACTTTGATTAATAAGCATGTAAAATAGATAAATGTTCTTCAACGGAATTTAACTACCTAACGACTTTATAACAtccttttgaatattttgaaaatagttAAGGACGTTGAAGCTGCATTCCCCATCAAATTGTAGTTGATTAACATAATAACATACAAATACTTCAAATTTAACATTGAGTTACACATTCATTCTAATCCCGACGTCTTGACTTTATTCTTTCACTAACTTGATTTTAGAGTCTTTGTACATAGTAAATCTCTTACACTTCCTAAGTCCACTGCGATGTTGAAAACCTCCTGGCAACAACCATTGATTCCAACCTATGCGAAACATTTGATCATCCTCAAAAGTTTGAGTAAAACAGCTACAATCTAAATTGAAAAGTacatgattaataaaaaaaaatgattatttatttcatttttacataaatttatgtttaaatgttttttaatgcGAATTAAACTGTCAAATAATACAGGAAATAACTAgttcatataaataaaacacaaagaaattacaaaaaaaaatgatactaaACTAATATAGCACAATTAAGGATCATCACTCCAAAATACAAGACTTGGAACTCAAACAACATTTAGAAACCTACATTTTCAACCTAATGACTTAAATAGTAGTCGCACAACTCAACTATAGATTAGTCAAAACCTCCCTCGAGTTTCttactaaaaaagaaaagaaaaatagtgcacttcatatatatttttaatatgattcatTGGTGATATGAGTGGAAAGTGCATGGCCCGTGGACGGGACTCGTGTGCACTGAACACATAAACACCATAGAGTCAGACTGACACGCCCTTATTGGGTGGCTTTAATACACTCTTCGCCTTTGCACTCCGCAGACAAATTCTGTTATCAAGATTCGTCAACACTCACTCGCTCTCATCTTTGTCAAAACCTCATAACAATTTCAGAGAAGGGGAAAGGCACGCGTGAACGTGGCAGTTCTTGTTCTTCAATGGCGACCGAGGAGCAAGTACATGCACTCAAAGATATGTTGCGGGAATTGGTGAACTATTGTGGAGAGTGATGACTACACCGTATGCGCCATGGATGCTCTTTCTGCTCTCAAGGATTTGAAATGCaccacctctctctctctcgcaaCTTGGACAATGTAACTGTTCCTCCACACTTTCGCTGCCCTCTCTCTGGAAACTTAATGACAGATCCTGTTATCTTGGCCACTGGACAGGTTGACTTCTATCTCTTTCCCTTCTAATAATAAAGATCAATTCTTTCATCCTTGCGTAAGGTTTCAACATAAAAAGTGATTGGTGGGTAGCAAGAAACTATTTGATATAAGTATGATATACTAGCTAGTAACATATATATGATGTTctcatttgataaaaagaaaaagaaaaagaaagtgttaCTGGAGTGTTTAGTGTAGAGAACCGTCTATCGATCATTACGCTTTTAatatagttataaaaataacaataaaagggATTTTTTAATATACCCAAAAATCTATTTGACATTTAGtaagaaattaaagagagaaaaaaaaatacaggcgTGATAATTGATACTATTATGTAATAGAAacagaaatagagaaaaaaattgtgttaattAAATGAGGTGTTTAGAATAAAGTATCCAAAAAATCATCGGtattatatatagtaataaTAGTTGTTATCTTGATAGAATTGGTCACACTTTATAGGTTCGTTTGATGTACACCGatacaacacaaaaacaatataACACAAATCCTTGAGTTATTAGACAACTTTTTTGTCCATTGTATTATTTGATGCACAATGAATAACAcatttatttggattttttttaatgcttcTTGTTTAGAGAATGAAGATTGAGAAGTAGTAGTTGTTATAGGATGTGGTTTTAATTATTGCCTAaaagattatttacatgtatgTTGTTACTTGGTCCTCATTGTACATTTGTACTACTAAATTAATGTATGTTGATTAATGGTGCATACTTTTGATTGGCCATTCAATCAGAGGTGGCTGAATGAGATCCACAGAATATGTCCTTAAACTCAGTAAATCCTATCTCACTCCATCCTCACTCCTAATTGCTTCCTCCAAATGAGTTTTAAGGTTCAAGTTTAAGTTTATGCGTCTTCTTTTCACTTATATGATActtaattttttcacttttatttgatgtgagacttcacctcacaGTTGTATTCTAATAATTCATAGACTCCCTTTGCATACATTACTCTTCAAGCTATCACTCTATGTCTCGGAAAATAAAGACGCCGCAAAAGAGCTTCGACAGTAATTAATAAGGCGAATGTTAGCGTTTCGAACACTCTTTGGTGACTTAGAAGTGATTCATCTATTGCTGAGACCCTAATCACCCGGCAAGGCTTTTGTGGACTCCGAGTTCCATGAGGACTTGATCACAACTCTTCTTAATCTTTCAATTCACAATGACAACAAGAGGGTCTTTGCAAAGGATGAAAAAGTCATTTCACTTCTTATAGAATCCCTTAAATCAGAGGAATAGTTCAAACGAGAGCAATGTAGCTGCAACAATTTTCTCAATGTCAACTCTTGATGCTAACAAACACATAATTGGAAGATCTGGAGTTATCAAATACTGGTGGATTTATTAGAAGAGGGTAATCCACCAACTATGAAAGATGATGCTTCAGCACTGTCCAGACTATGTTATATGCATGAAAACAAAGGGAGAATAGTGAGGGAAGGTGCAGTGCAAGTTATTCTTAAAAAGATCGTTGACCATGCTTTAGTTGATGAGTTGTTGGCATTGCTACCACTTCTCTCTACACATCCCAAGGCTGTTGAAGCATTGGTGAACCATGATGTTGTTCCCTTCTTGTTGGATATcttaagggaaaaggaaaacacAACATCAGAATGCGTCAAGGAGAACTGTGTTGCGATTCTTTACATAATCAATTTCAATAATAGAGAAAAAAGGAGGGAAATTAGGGAGGATGAAATGGTCACTGACACATTTCTAAGCTTGCACAATGCGGGAATTCAAGGGCCAAAAGGAAAGCTCGCGCTATTCTTGGCATGCTCGACATAGCTCAATCCTCTACTAGCCGTAGTTAGTGTCTATTATTTGGTTTGAAAATCTTTTATGTGaaaaaagtacaacaaaatATCAATCCCCTGTTTCTCATAGAAAGGGTATACCGAACTAATAGTTCTTGGTGAAATTAGGCCTTGGAAATTGTAGATCACCTCTTTGTACATGAGTTTAGTTTCTTGTGTTCTGTACAAAATATATCTGGTAAATGCAAATTGAGAATTGGAAAGAAAACTTGTATATATGCACATTATGTGCGACAGTGGATTCATATTTGTTTCTTCCTAAAGGAAAGCTTTATTCTCTATCAACTTATGAagttttggtttgattttttgtttaattaagttaaatctcaaattcattttctcATATGGTATCAGAGTTTATCCTAAATGGATTCTTATGTTTGTCACACTCTAGGCAGGTAGCCTTGAGCGTAAGGGAAAGTGTGGTCACACCTAGATAAAGGGGTGTTTTGGAAGTCTTACATGGCAGGTAGCCATGAGAAAAATGGAACATGTTAAAGTCTCATATCGAATAAAGATAGTGTCAAGATAAACTATATAAGTGGGGAGCAATCCTCACCTTATAAGCCGGTTTTGTAAGGTTAAGTTAAAGTCCAAAGCCACTTTCTCAAAAGTTATCTCATTATGAGACTATAGCTAGCTTGATGTGCTTTGTATTTTGTCGATGAGCCaacattaaatttcaaaatgactcaCTCCCAGTCTCACAATATTCTGaaaatctattattattattattattattattttaattttcacatttgAGAATCTTAACAAATTGATGACTCCTTATTCCATTGTATGTGTTTTTATTACTCTACCAGTCTACGGTGGGGTAATGTAGGGTTCTTTTACGTAATCTAACTCTAACCCAGCTTCAGGCCCATTATTAGATGTGATGGCGTCCTATGCAACTCATGCCTTATCCCATTATCCGGTTTACTTGCTACCTAatgtcactactacaaaaagcacCTTCTACGTCGATTATTTTGTGTATTTTACGTCAGTTATTAACTGTCGTCGTAATCAATACCGTAAAAAGTTTACACTTTCTACGACGATTTTATAGAAAATCCTCTTAGAAATGTAtccttctaagatggttttcagTAAAGAACCGTTTTAGAATTATATctttttctaagacgatttttagctaaaaaccattttagaaaGGTACCATTTTAAGACGATTCTTAgttaaaaaccgttttaaaatAGTAcacattttaagacgattttttagaGAATCGTTCTAGaatgcattaaaaaatattaaaatatattaaggattCCAAGACGGTCTTTTGAAAAAACCATTTTcagagaaccgtcttagaatatttttttttaaataaaaaaattcatatacatTAACGTTGCATATGAATTCTGAAAtttagtttgttaaaaaaaaaagcatatacaTTAACACGTTATACAAGATATAGTAACATAATGTTTGataaaaactttaatatataattaaaaactaatattacattatgtttaatataaaatagtatatTGTAAAAcataatacaatattattttatatttaatgatttattttataacacacCAAATGAAAATTAggtcttttataaaaataatcaacattTTTATTCTGTTTTTCATAGTTATATATGTCGttgtattagttttattttgaaaaaaatattagcatCCAATCAATCCGTTAAAGAAAACTGTCACTATGTAAACTCTATAAATATCCACCAAGTTatcaatctttcaatatttaaagattgaatttgccatcaaattaatttctttaggatttttttatcgctattctttcatttaatatttttaagaaaaaaattagtgaCACAAATTTAATAAAGTAAATAGTCCATTTCTAAACACATTTAATTACATccaatcatatatgataaatttattaattttataataattatcttaaaaattatgtttataattataaagagtaataaatggaaaaaaatattgtatactaagtcttttaaaaaaaaattaaatggcgATAAAATGCACTTTTGAAATTTACTTTGAGGatgtatttaattttggaaaaaaaatgattcagtgataaaatgtttaaaataagagTTTACTCAGTAAGATACTCTCAAAGCTTTCGCAATATCAATGCAGAGAAGTAAAAACATTCTTCACCACCGGTTACCTTATCGCGATATGTAACAACTGTTTGGCGGTGTGCTCAGTGTGAGATGCAACTCGCCATTCGCGACGGAGCTTTTTAGCAATTAATTAACTTGTGAAAAGGCATGGTAACACTTATCCATAATAAAGGaagtgaaatattattttcctaGCTGTTAATATTTCTTCAAGCATCCACACGCCTAGTATATTGTGGAGCATTAATAACgctgaagagaaaaaaaaaaagtaatgattgagaaatgtgaaaaataatttcctacaataacaagaaaaaaggtGTTTCTTTCATTACCCAAAATCAATAGACACTTTGAGagaaatacaaaaaatgaaaaataaatactgGTCAGATGTGACGAAAAAAGAGATAACGCTATTGATAGTAAATTTCAAAAGTGCATTTAAATATTGTGTATGTTTGCAATATAATAACTCAAATAACAATACCGTACCCGTACCGATGGGTGTATCTCACAAATGAGATAACGCTATACTCATAGATAAATATATAGGGTTATCCCTCACCTCAACATTTACTAGGTTACACTGGACCACGATAGTTACTGGACGGGGCAAGTACAATTATTATATACTGAGATATGCTTATTAGTTAACTTGGTTAGTGATTAAAAATAGGTGCCAAGTAGAGAGTACTCATCAGCTCAGATAATGCATGCGTTGGTACGGTTTTgccatatattttgtttttttagggtTATCCAAAATATATAAGAGGGTTCATCGATCATACCTTGAGCTTTAGTTTGATTCATCATCAGTTGTAATAAATAGTAATCATTCGACCAATTCTAATTATTGGATTATGTTTAAGTTGCTAAAGCTCACTCAGTTACATCCGAGACCAAGGACCACAAAATGTCTTTCTATTTTTACCTACTAGTGTAGGCTTTCGGTGGATCATCAAAATTCGAGAAGATTGTCAAGTAAGAAACCAGACATGTATAATTGGTGAAGAAGGAAGTTATAAACAAGACAAATTCAGATGCAGAGGAATGAATTCTCAAGGTCCTTTTCGTGGGCACTAAATATAATAAAGCACAGAACAAAACACTCTCCAAAAAGTGTTTGACTTTTTCGTGGGTTCTACCGCTGGTTCGAAAGTAAACAATGAGCAACGATGCATAGTAAACCACTATTTTCATGGCCAAAGAAGGAAACTAAGGAATAGTCACTTTTCACCTTACGGTTATATCCGACAACAAGATATAACACGagaagaagaaattttttatttctataatttttttttttcacatgcaTCATCTTTCCCAGAAAATTATGTTTGAGAtacagtcaaaccaaacatgaatATCTCTTTAAGTAGTAATTTAAACCTTAATTTGTTACATTATCAGAGACTAGTTCAGCCAAGCCCCCATTGATTTctattacaatttatatataaaaaaatttacaatcaagaaagaaaaaagtgaaaaaagtacTGTAAAATATTAATACTTCCAAATATAGAATATTAAATCTTTGTACTACTGTAGGTAAAATGTGTCTATACATAATTCATTTTGTCAAACTAATATACCATTCATGATGATCATGTATTGCCCTTTATATTGTATTCTTCTTTAAGACTTTTTTTGTTCAACTATATCCATTTATGAAACCTTATCGACAATTTTTCAGCATAAGTGTACAAGCCTGCTATTTTATATCACCATTTTTACTGATTACACcacctttttttcttgttgtttcaaaatttaatttgtattactCAAATGAGTTTAATTATGGGAGTGagtcataatatacttgcagtttCAGAATActtcaatgtttaatttttttttttaaaaatttaatttcaaaatgtaaaTACTCTTCTGAAATTCAATTCTATAAGAGTGTTTTATACATTTCAGAACTAAAAAATTAGAAGGAAGATTaaatcactttcaaaattaaaatttttaaaataatttaataaaagcaatttaatttaagataataattaaaaaataaagaatggtGCCATTGGAAAAAGGGGAACGCAGAAAACAACCACCTACTATGTTAACAATTTCGGGCTTCGAATTTTGCCAGGAATAGCCAGTCCAGCCCATAATCAGATTTGTCTTCTGAACATGCTTTCCAAGGCCGAAAAGTATATCAAGGCCCAAGAATATAAAGACAATTGATttgtagtttgtttttttttttatgcgaATTGATTGGTATTTGAATCTGATTAGTTCGTcaatattaataaagaaaaagctttttatttttggtgcaaggtaaaaaaaaaaaaaagtcagtaATTAAAAAGTACCTTCAGTTATTgcttccatttttctttttccttgcaGCTCTTTTTTAGGCTTTTATCTTTGACTATTTAACTTTTCCTCAAACTTGTAGTCCATATCTTCAAGTACAAAATctcaatcttttatttttctttcttttgacagAAATCTCAATCTTTAGTACTGCCGCTTTGTATTAAACATGGTGAAattaattcaccaaaaaaagggtgaaataagttaatataatatttatgattttattatttattcaatatataaaCATTTGCCTTGTatcagtttaattatttttataataaaatgatagataatttaatcaaaatttaaaagacgcaattaagattaattaagTTTTGGTATGTAATATTACATAAATTGCTTTTCATTACAATCCGAAATAACCACCCGATGCAAAACTCTGCTCGTTTGCATTTCAAATCCAAATCACCTTCGACCAATTTTTGCAGTTGCCACGCACTCAATATATGGCAGCGTGAGCTCGGCCTAACAATTCGTttctatttaagtttttttttttgaaggattttttcttctttttcttttagtttcagtttttctttttcatattatatattttattactaatattgtattatattttaaaatattacaaacaAACAGTATTATTAGAAGAATGATATGGTAAACTGACTTGACCTGAATGAAGGAAACCATGGCCAATAAAAAGCAAAATGCATTCATTCATGTTCGACATCTAAACCCTGTATTTAGCTGGGCACATCACTGTCagcattattaaaattaaacacagTTGTTCCCTCTCGAAAAACTCCTTCGAATGACGGCGTTATCGATTGACTTTGGATAGGAGTTTCACTGTTTCAGTTTAGAATGCTCATGACACACAAGCAGTACAAGACACTTGGAAATGAACCCCAGCAATTTCTTCTACAAATCCATAAACTAggtcaagaaattaaaaattttggcATATAAATGGGATATAAAACGTAAACAAATATAGTACAGTATATAGtattagaaattaataaataaataaatgaatgaatagcaaaaagaaaattttggtgAGCGAGTGAGGTACCCGTTTGTTGGTGGTGTGGAGGAGTTCGGGAGGGATCTTATAGAGATCTTCGTCAACAGGTTTGGGAGTTCGTGGAACGGTGTCGTGTTGTTGTACCTGCACCTGCACATGCTTGCTTATTCTATTTGGCTTCCTCTGCTGTTCCCTTACGTCGTACACTTTTCCTTTGTTAGCATTACCATTAACATGTCGGCACCTCCTCTCCTTGTTCCTCGTTTCCTACACTCACAATCACAAAAACAACGTGGGAATTGAAACAAATTGCATATGTTCTTGCATCATGAACCATGACCATTGCAAATtgaaaccattttttaaaaagttaatctTAAATGCCCTCGTATGATCATCATGCATGAAATTAAGAGAACCTGTTTGATATGATTTCGGAGATGACGAGGTTTGTTATGAAGACGGGACTGTGTGGCACACTCGAAATAACGAGTGATTGGAAACTCATTGGTGAAATCCCAGTTCCCAAACGCTGGAATGTGTTCGTCTCCCTTCCATTCCTACATCATAAAAAACCAATCATTAGTTAATAActatatatgaatataattCCCTGCTGCACCATAAGTGACTAAAAAGGAACCCCAACTAAAGAAGCTTACATCCATTTTGTTCAGCTGTGAAATCGAAGCCACAAACAAAATTGGGAGCAAAAAGGTTAGAGAAAGTGGGGAAGGGGTTTAGAGCCTGAAAAGTGAAAAGACAAGGAGAGGGAGTGGAATGGTAAAAGCCTTTTTACACGGTTGAATTATGATTATGCAGAGAATGAACGGTGGCAGAAGCAGGTAGTGCAGTGCAGGGTGCCACTAATAAAGGGCCTGCCCAGGCCACTGCCGTCAcagaccattttttttttttaccatgaatCAGTTTCTACAcagacattttaatattttgtagtgTAAGGAAAAGGGAGtaataataagttaaaataaaggGTGAAATGAAGATGGTTGTTGTTTGTTACTTACTTGATTACTTTTTCTTTTGCGAAGTGTGGTGCGGTGGTTGATGTTGAATGAAGCGGCCAATTGAATGAGGGAGCAGCAAAGTACAGGTATGGGATAGGGACCCTCCATGTCCGTGCCCTTATGGCTAGAACTGGGGCATTTAGTAACCGAGCAATTGTTGCAGAAAAGTGGGTGTGTGTTACTGTGGAGAAGTATGACCAATCTGAAAAAGCTTGGAATTTGAATGTTTATGGCTGCTGCCAAACTGTCACTGTTGACTCTGTCTTCTGCTCTCACTTATTGCACTTCAAAATGCCTGTGCCATTTGCCCATCTCTGTGTCTATGTGCCAAACTCAGCCAcagtcaatatatatatatatatatatatataaaagtttggCTAACTTTTTCAATGGGCCCTGGAGAACACTGAATGGATTTCATTCGGGGAATGCCGGATCTCATCCTTTAATTCAGATTCGTCAAGTCAATTAGCCAGCCCTTGTATTGTACCTTTCATTTCTTGGAACAAATaagggtttgtttgtttgtttgttttctgtagaaaaaattacaaggatttacttgttttaaaattgaattcaaattgattaaaaaattacaataaaagttGTATTGAAAAGATTATTACACAAtcttagtattatatataattttcaatatatttttaacaattctTGTTGACAAGATTTGCTACAAGAAGAATTTATTCCAATGTCTTAGCATGCAGACACTAACTAAAAC includes these proteins:
- the LOC100805002 gene encoding uncharacterized protein isoform X2, encoding MDEWKGDEHIPAFGNWDFTNEFPITRYFECATQSRLHNKPRHLRNHIKQETRNKERRCRHVNGNANKGKVYDVREQQRKPNRISKHVQVQVQQHDTVPRTPKPVDEDLYKIPPELLHTTNKRKKLLGFISKCLVLLVCHEHSKLKQ
- the LOC100805002 gene encoding uncharacterized protein isoform X1, producing MEGPYPIPVLCCSLIQLAASFNINHRTTLRKRKSNQEWKGDEHIPAFGNWDFTNEFPITRYFECATQSRLHNKPRHLRNHIKQETRNKERRCRHVNGNANKGKVYDVREQQRKPNRISKHVQVQVQQHDTVPRTPKPVDEDLYKIPPELLHTTNKRKKLLGFISKCLVLLVCHEHSKLKQ